GCAGAGAGCACGGAGCTGGGAGCCGGGAGTGAGGAAGCGCTGAAGCTGAAAGCTCAAAGGTCAAAGGGAAAAGCGCCCCTTAACCAGATAAACCCAAGGAACCCGATAAACCGGTACCCAATATCGAGCAACCCGCATCGAGTATACAGCATCCGGCAACCCGCAACGAGCAACCGGAAATGACGAACGGTCCCAAAACATTTAGAATCATCACCCTCGGCTGTAAGGTCAATCAGTATGAGTCGGCCTATTTTGGTGAGGCCTTGGCCGCGGCCGGGTGGCGTGTCGCAGGAGGAGATGAAACCGCTGATGTGGTGATCGTCAACACGTGTATTGTGACCCAGAAGGCCGCACATCAGTCCAGGCAGGCCGTTCGAAAGGCGATCCGGGAACATCCTGTCGGATATGTGGCGGCAGTCGGATGTTACGCCCAGGTGTTCCCGGAGGAACTCTCTGAAATCGAAGGGCTGGGCCTGATCGCAGACAACCGGATGAAGGCCGATCTCCCCGAATTTCTTACCGGGGCCGACGCATCTTTTGAGACCGGTCTGCTGTTGAAGCCATTTGAACCCGGTGCCCGGTTCGATGCCATGGATATTTCCCGTTTCCCGGGTCGCGCCCGGGCCTATCTCAAAATCCAGGACGGATGCGAGTCTTTTTGCAGTTATTGCATTGTTCCATTCGCCAGGGGCCCTTACCGGAGCCTTCCCCCGGAAAAGGTCATTCGCAGGTTGGAAACCCTGTCCGATCAGGGTTACGGTGAGGTGGTCCTCACCGGAATTCACCTGGGAAAATATGGGGTGGATCTGAAGGGTGGAGTGGACCTTGTTTCCCTTCTTGGACAGGTGGGGAGAGAGGGGTTCCCCCTGCGTATCCGGCTCAGTTCCATCGAACCCAACGAGTTAAAGATGGAATTGATAGAGATGGCGGCATCCGAGTCGTGGCTCTGCCGGCATGTCCATATCCCTTTGCAGAGCGGGGACGACCGGGTCCTTCACAGGATGAACCGGCATTATACCGCACGAGAGTTTGCCGATATTGTGGAGGCGGTTTACACAAGTATTCCGCATGCAGCGATCGGGGTGGACATCATGGCCGGATTTCCGGGAGAAGATTCAAGGGCCTTTGACTCCGGGTATTCCCTGCTGAAGGACCTGCCGATCTCTTATCTCCATGTCTTTCCCTTTTCGCCCCGACCGGGCACGGCCGCCAGCCGGTTCAGCGGGAGAGTTGCTTCGGAAGAAATCAAGGAGAGGACGGCCAGATTGAGAGCTCTGGGCGAGAGAAAGCAGCGCCTGTTTTATCAGGGATGTCTGGGCAGGGAATTCTCCGTGCTCCCGGAAAGATGGGAATCCCGTGAAAAGAGGCTCATGCAGGGGAGGAGCGACAATTACCTGCCGGTAATTTTCCCTTTGACCCGTGATTCGATCCAAGGTCCTTTCCGGGTTCGGATGGAGCAAATCGAGGGCCGAAGGGTCATCGGCACAAGGGTTTAGCGTACCTTCTCAGTAAACCCGGGAGATCCGTTCCCCTCACGACGGCAATGACAGCGAGAGGGATCCCCGAGATAGCCGTGTCGTGGTTCAGGCGTATTTTTGCGGTGACATTGGCTTGCTCGGGTTCAAGGTCTTGGAGAATCAGATTGTGGCGCCCTTGAAATAGTAGACCCCGATCGGATGCCCCTTTGTATTGTAGCCCATAAAGACAAACCCGGTGCGCGTCTCCATTGCCACGCGAAACCGTTTTGCAATGGAAGGGTTTTCAAGGATGATCAGGAGCCCGATGGGTCCCCGGCCTTCGCCCGCTGTGAATCGCCGCTCAAAAAAACTGCGTGTGCGCAGAAGAAGGTCGAGGGCAAGCCCCTTCCTGCGGTACACGATGGACGTCATGGAGCGGTAGAAGTAGAAGCTGTTTTGAAATCGTTTGAGGTAGAGTTCCCTGGCCGTGCAAAGGGCCGCGATCTCGCCCCCGGTGGTTCGGGCGATAAAGACGGTTTCTTCGGCCCTTTCTTCAGGGTCGGCCAAAAGGGGGAGGGCCTCATGAGCTTCCCAGAAATTCATGATCTCCGCCCTGAGTTGCGCGCCCACCTTCTGCCATACGCAGGTAAACGAAAACATCGTTTGATCCGCTCTTGAGTCCTGTTGGCCGTGTCTCTACGGCCCCTAATGGTTGCAGCTCGTAAATGGGATCCCCAGGGGGTCTTTCGCCGTATTTCCTGAAGGCCGACTTCTACGTCTCTTCTATCCCTGCCATCCTCTCACCACGCTGACGATACAGCCTCGGATCCACGACCCCTGCCATGGCCTCTGCACACAGGTCCCGGCCCAGGAAGTCGCGGACTTGCTCAGCCGTCTCCCCCGGATGCCCGATGCATCGGTCGTGGCGGAGGTAAAGGACGGGGAGTCCCATCCGGGCAAGGATCCGTTTTCCTGTGGTCGCCTGTCTCTCAAGAACACGTCCCAGATCGCGGTCCGAAAGTCTGGCCCCCTTTTTCCCCTGCCGCAAGAGGAGGGCTTTCTGGGAAGCGATGACTTCCCGTATGTCCCGCTCCACAAAAATAACTCGATAGGAGATCCCATGTTCCAGGCGTCCCAAAAGGGGCGCCACGATCTTGATGGCCTTCCCCCGGGCCTCAGGCAGCCACGAGGCATCTTCATGCAGGCGCTTGGCCGGTGCATATTCGAGATATCCCTTCGGGTTGTCCTCATCGGCCTCTCTTATGTCGTCTGCCAGGATTGAAAGACCTCCGGCCCGGAGCATCTGCATGATCATGGAGGTCCCTGCGCGGGGCAGACCCGTCACCACCACCACAATATCGGACAGGTCCTCGGGGGGAGGCATATCCGGAATCCCGGGAACGTCCTGTTCCGCCTCGCGATCCGCTTCTCCCAAAAGCCCCGGAGATTCCCATACCCGGCTTGAAAGGGTCTTCTGCTCCCTTTTGAACTCCCGGATCTTCCTGGCTGCGTCGCGGGCGGACCGTGCCCGTTCCGATGCCTTTTCTTTGTTTGCAAGCCTCCGTTTGTAGATATAGGCCAGCCGTTCATGGGCCTTTGCAAAATGCGGGTTTTGATACACTGCCATCTTAAGGGCCAGCAAGGCCTCGGGAAGCTGCCCCTGGCGGTGGCGGGCCACACCCAGCAGGTAATGGGCGGTCGGGTTGTAATAGACGCGGCCCAGGGATTCGTAGGCCGCGTCACAGGCCTCCTCCAGTCGCCTGGTGGCAAGGCAGGTCCGGCAGATTCCCAGGTAGGCATCGGCGCTGTCCGGGTCCAGACGGAGGGTCGCCTGAAAGGATTGTTCCGCATCCTGCCATCGCCGCATCTTGAGATAGACCTGCCCCAGCTTGATATGAAGGCCCGGATCCTCCGGGTTCATGGCCTCGGCCGTCTTGAGATGCTCCAGGGCCTCCTCCTCTTCCCCTTCCTCAAACAGGATGGCCCCCCTGAGGTATTCCACGGCATACGGGTTGAACGAGGCCTGGGCCGCCAGGGACCGAAGCCTTCTCCCCTGGGCCTCGGTGATCTCTTCGGGCGTTTTGTCCTTCATCTTTTCTTTAAGGGCCTTGAGGGTTTCACGGGCCTGGGCCGCACCTCTGTTTTTACGCGCAAGGGTCTCTTCCAGGACCTGTCGGGCCTCCTGGATGCGACCGAGGGACTGGCAGCAGGAGACCAGTTGAAGCCCAAAGCGGTACTGATCGGGCCAATCCGCAAACAGGGACGCCAGGAGGGGAAGGGCCCTGCCGTGAAGACCCGCATCCATGTAGGAACGGGCCATGTTGTATTCCAGTTCCCGAACCGTCTGGGCCACGGCCTTGGCCCTGTCCTCATCGGGCGGCTCGATATAGCCCAGGGCCGCCAACTGGGTGAGGGCCTCCCGGGCCTCCACAGGGTCGATCCGCTTTTCTGGCGGATGCATCCCCGCCTCCCCGGGCACCAGGTCCCAGCTCTCGATGGCGGTGATCTCGAGAGGGAGATCAAAGGCATTGGCGAGGGGCCGTCCATCCATGTCTTGACCCACCGGCAGGCCGAACAGGGTCAGGATGGTGGGACACACATCCAGGAGACTGGCCCCGAATACCGTCTCATCTTTCTTTATGCCCGGGCCCCGCATGACAAAGATCCCGTAAGGCCGGTGCTGCGCGGCAGGGCCGGCAGGCTCCAGGGGCACATGGCGGGGCCTCAGGTGGTCTGACTGGAATCCATGGTCTGAGACCAGGAGTATGGTGGCATCCTCCCCGGCCGCTTCAAGAAGCCTTCCCAGCATCTTGTCATGGAAGATGTATCCGTTCTCGATCACCTGTCCGTAGATCTCGAAGTCATTTTCCGGGATATGGGGCTGGCGGGGAGGGTGATACCGCATGAAGGCATGGGAAAAATGATCGATGGCATCGAAATAGACGGCCGCGAAATCCCAGGGCTCATGGGTCATGATGGCCGTTGCGGCCGAGAGGATGGTGGCTCCGTCGCAGATGACGCGCGACAGGGATTCGAGCCGGTGGTCCTTATCCTGATCCACCTCAGCCGCCCTGGGCACAAAGGGGAGGATGTGTCCTGCGTTGAGTTTTTGGGGATGCCACCGCAATTGGGCCAGATTGCGGACCAGCCGTCCGGGATGCACCGTGCCCGGACGCAGGGGCCAGGGCCGGCCCAGAGGAGGGTAATGACCCGTGTAGAGGTTGGAGACCATCACCCCGTTGATCGGCTCAGCCGGGTGGGAGGGCCACCACCCCACCACCACCGACTTCTTCTCCTCCTGGGACAGGATGTTCCAGATGGCCTTGGTCTTTCGGGAGAGGCTGGTAACGGGCCGGATCCCCCCGGCGTCGGGGTCCGGCTCGGTGAAACCGTGGATGCCGTGTTTGAAGGGCCGCTTGCCCGTGGCGATGGAGGTCCACAGCATGGGGGAGAGGTCCGGGTGGAGGGTGGCCAGATTTCCCATGACGCCATCCCGGACCATTCGCTCCAGGTTGGGCATTTTGCCGGCATCCAACAGCGGGTGTATGACCTTCCAATCGGCCCCGTCCCACCCGATCAGGAGCACCCGTCGGCACGGGGGTTCAGATCTCTTCACGCCGGTTCTTCAATAAATGGGCCCCAGATGCCACGATGAGGGCCGCCAGAAAGATCATGCCCCACTCGTTCAGGGTCGGAATGGGTGGGATGACCGGCCCTTGATCGCCGGCCGCGATGGACTTACCGGGGACATCTTCGTAGGCCCACCCCGCGATCCGCCCCTCCGACCAGCCCGGGGGATCCCATGTCCCCTCAAAAGCGATCCAGCCATAATGGGTGTTGCCGTCGATCTGGAACCGGACCCCAAGGAAACCCTCCTGGTTGATAAAATTACCGACTCTATAAGAGGTAGTATATGTGTAGGTCCCTGCTGTGTGTATCCTATAAAAGACTCCTGCTGCCAGGTAGCCGTAATATGTCCACGCGCCCGCCATTCCCTGCGACACCATATCGCCCTGCTGGAGTCGATAGGGAACGGGATAGTGAGTCGAGCCAACCGCGCTGTTGCCCGTATTCCCTGTCAGTCCCATAAGTTGATTGGTGAAGAAAAGCGTCGTATTGGTACCGTAGTACTTGGAATAAACAGTTCCGTAATGCACAAAGGAAAAATCCCCAATCCCATCCCCGTTGAGGTCCACGGCTACGGGGGTATGGTCGCGATTGACCACGAGGTCCTTGGGGCCGCTCCAGTGGATGGCGGCCTGGGCAGGGGCGGTTACGGCCATGGCCGCCCCTGCTGCGGTGGCATAGGCAGCTGCATGTCTCAGACTTCCGGGCGGTAATGTGGATTTCTTCTTTGACATGGTTGGTCTCCCCGTTCAAAAGGATTGGCGATGCGGTTTATGGGCGGCGCGGGTTTGACACTATCCAGACCGGCACAGAAGAATTCCCCTATCAGATCGGGGGGCTCTTGTCAACCCGGTTCTTACGGGGCCTGGAATTTTCATTCGGGCGACACTCGTTCCGTTTTATCTGATCTCGACGCTCAGTTCCTGGACGATCTCTTCCCCGTCATGCGTTATCACCAGGCGGATGCCGTTTTTGCCTGCCGGGAGCGGACCGGGAAAGAGGCCTTTTCCGTTCTTGTCAAGCACCTCCTCACCCAAGGGCGTAAATGCCACTAAGCGGGCCGGAAAGATCTCTCTGGAAAACGGTGTTCCGTGGGGGATCGTGTCCGGGGGGATACCTTTTTTTATAGTCGCAGGGTCAATCCCCCGGAAGACAAAGATGCCATTGGGCCTGCCATTGTGAAGATAGCGTGTTTTGTTCCAGTCAATGGCCAGAGGTCGATCGCTTTTGCTTGTCACATCCAGGCGAAACGAGACAAAAAACCGTTTATCCCGCTTGAGCGGCTCGAACCGGACATCAAAAGAACGGTCTTCTCCCGTCTGAACAGGCGGGATGCTCGCCCAGTCCCTGGCGTCATTTGCCGGGGCGCAGGCCGTCAACATTGTCAACATTAATAGACCACGCCACCACCCTGTTTTCATCGTCTTTCCTCCTCAGCTGCCTAAAGTGCTAAAAATGACCTGATTGACCTAAACTTGAGAACTCAAGCACCCTAACGATCCTCCGACCTGAACTTCTCAATGCCTCAACTTCTGATCCTCTGTCCCCCTCATGCATCACTTAGGTATCATGGGCGTCAGTACCTTGATCGGGGCCTTCAGGGTTCGTTTCATGATTCCCAGTAAATCCGAGCCTAACATGGAGACCGGAAGATACGCCACCTTCGGATTTTCCACATCCCCGGTAACCTTGACCGCAACAGAGACAAGGGTGTCGTCCAGGATATACCCGATGACCGGCAGTATCCTCAGTACCCGGTCCACTGTCTTAAACGGCGCTGCGAAAACAGCAAGGTCCAGGTCCTGTTTCAAGAGATCAATATGACCGGTAGCGGCGATATTCATGGAAGAACCGTCCAACAGGGCATTTTCCACATAAAACTTCCCCTCCTCGAGGTGACCGTTCACTGTCATTGAATTGTAGGCGAATCCCCTGCTCCTCAGATCAGGGAGCCGGCCCGTGAAGATCTCGGTGATATTGAGGAGGGAGAATATTTTCATGAGAAGGCCGAAGCGATCAATGCGGCCGTCTTTTGAAACGAATTGGATCGGGCCGTTGAGGGATCGGATAAGTGTCTCTTCGGTCCCCTTCCCGGTTATATCCCCTTTAAAATCGAAGGTGCCGCTCATTTTTGTGGTGTCGCTTGCCAGGCAGTCGATGGTTGAGGCCAGATTTCCCCCTTTGACATCCGGCAGGACATGAACGCCCGTTTTCCCGGGGAATATCTCCACTGTCCCCGGCGTAGAGATGCCGCAGAGGGCCGCCTCCCTGACGGCGATGCGGATTACGCTTCCTTCCGAAGAGATGTCGCAGTTGAAGGGCTTCCATTCAAATTCCCCGTATGTAAGGCTGTTCAGTCTGATTTGAGCCGTTCCTTTGACCGGGACCGACCATCGGGTCGGATCCTTTCCTCCGGCGAATTTCCGATCCACCTTTTCCAATGCCGCCAGAACTCTTTTCAGATCAATACCATCGGCGGAGAGGTCGAGTTTGAAGAGAATCCCCTGTTCAGACATGTCGAGGTCGGCGTCCAACCCGATCCGCCGGTCGTCCAGGGCAAGGATGTTCGACTGGAATTCGAGCCTTTGCTGACTGGCGTGCAGCGAGAATCGATCCACGTGGGCAGGGAGATCCAACTGGCCGAGGCTGATATCTTCGCCCTCCAGATGCCCCTCGATGGTGGTTTCGATAGGGCTTTCCGGAATAATCCGCCCCCAGAGATCCCCCTTGATCCATCCGGTCAGCAATCTGTTTTCGATCAGGAGCGAATCCAGGCAGGTCTGTGTCAGATTTCCGGCAAAGCCGATGCCGATCGCATCTTGTCCCAGATCAAACCGGAAGGTGGCATCGGATGTGTCATCCATGATGCGGAGGCCCTCGATCTTGATAAACCTGGGGGTCCGGGTTCCGTTCAGGGAGATACGGGGGCCGTTCGCAACCATTAGCTCACCCTTAAAGGAGGTTTCCCTCTCCCCGTTCCATGTCACACGGGCCTCTGAAACCGCCACGGGAGGGTTGAGGCGGATATCTTCCGGCAGGGTGATGGTATCTGAAATAAATTGGAGGGCCGCCCGCCCGATGTCGCCGTCAATGACCGTCTCCAGGGTGTTGATCCCCTTGATATAGCCGGTGGCCCGACCGGACAGGTTCAGCCGGGCATCCAGCATGCCCATTCCGTTCCCCTCGAAGGCGATGGTATCGGCATCTGCCCTGGCAGTTCCTTTTGCAAGGGTCAGCGGACCGGGCAATCGTTTGGAAACCAGGGTCAGGTCTCTGATCTCTCCCTCTGTGTTGAAACGCCATGCCACAGGGTTGAAAAGCGGGCCGCTGATGGTCAGGGAAT
This genomic stretch from Deltaproteobacteria bacterium harbors:
- the mtaB gene encoding tRNA (N(6)-L-threonylcarbamoyladenosine(37)-C(2))-methylthiotransferase MtaB, giving the protein MTNGPKTFRIITLGCKVNQYESAYFGEALAAAGWRVAGGDETADVVIVNTCIVTQKAAHQSRQAVRKAIREHPVGYVAAVGCYAQVFPEELSEIEGLGLIADNRMKADLPEFLTGADASFETGLLLKPFEPGARFDAMDISRFPGRARAYLKIQDGCESFCSYCIVPFARGPYRSLPPEKVIRRLETLSDQGYGEVVLTGIHLGKYGVDLKGGVDLVSLLGQVGREGFPLRIRLSSIEPNELKMELIEMAASESWLCRHVHIPLQSGDDRVLHRMNRHYTAREFADIVEAVYTSIPHAAIGVDIMAGFPGEDSRAFDSGYSLLKDLPISYLHVFPFSPRPGTAASRFSGRVASEEIKERTARLRALGERKQRLFYQGCLGREFSVLPERWESREKRLMQGRSDNYLPVIFPLTRDSIQGPFRVRMEQIEGRRVIGTRV
- a CDS encoding IPTL-CTERM sorting domain-containing protein, translated to MSKKKSTLPPGSLRHAAAYATAAGAAMAVTAPAQAAIHWSGPKDLVVNRDHTPVAVDLNGDGIGDFSFVHYGTVYSKYYGTNTTLFFTNQLMGLTGNTGNSAVGSTHYPVPYRLQQGDMVSQGMAGAWTYYGYLAAGVFYRIHTAGTYTYTTSYRVGNFINQEGFLGVRFQIDGNTHYGWIAFEGTWDPPGWSEGRIAGWAYEDVPGKSIAAGDQGPVIPPIPTLNEWGMIFLAALIVASGAHLLKNRREEI